The sequence CTCCACAAGTTGGACTTGGTGGTCGAGGAAACAATCATTGTCGAAGTGAAAGTGGTCAAAGATTTCGACGACATCCATTTTGCCATTGCACGCTCTTATTTGAAGGCATTCGGAAAGGACCACGGCCTACTACTCAATTTCGGAAAACTGAAACTAGAGATGAAGCGCGTAATCACCCGCCAATCCTAAACGCCTCTCCCCTCCCTCTCCTGCCTTCCTGGCTTCCTCATAAAAACTCTTCGTAGTAAGCTGCCAGCCATGATTGAGACCATCGACTTGCATAAGCGGCATGGGAAGTTGGAGGTGTTGCGCGGGATTTCGCTCGCCGTGGCGGAAGGGGAAGTGGCGGTGATCGTCGGGCCCTCCGGCGGCGGGAAGAGCACGTTTCTGCGCTGCTTGAACGGGCTGGAGAAATTCGAGGCCGGTGAGGTGCGGGTCGGCGAGCATCGGCTTGCACCCGGCGAGCAGGACCGGCAGACCCTCGCCCGCTTGCAACTCGTTCGCCGCGAAGTCGGGATGGTCTTTCAGCAATTCAACCTGTTCCCGCACTTAACGGTGCTGCAAAATGTGACCGAAGCGCCGCAACGCGTGCTCAAGCTCTCGCGCGATGAAGCGATCTCGCGCGCGAAAGCGATCCTCGATCGCGTCGGGCTGGCGGACAAACTGAACGAGCGCCCCGAGCGGCTCTCCGGCGGTCAGCAACAGCGCGTGGCGATCGCGCGGGCGCTGGCGATGCAGCCGCGGGCAATCCTATTCGACGAACCAACCAGCGCGCTCGATCCGCGAATGACGGCCGAGGTGCTGGCCGTGCTCGCCGATTTGGCCTCGAGCGGGCAGACGATGGTGGTCGTCACCCACGCAATGAACTTCGCCCGCCGCGCCGCCCACCGGGTACACGTGTTCCAAGACGGCCAGGTGCTCGAATCCGGCCCGCCGCAGCAAATCTTTGAAAACCCGCGCGAAAAGGCCACGGCAGAATTCGTCCGCGAACAGAGCGGACCTTGAAAAAGCCGTTGTCCACAGGGCAACTGGCGAGGAACTCGCGGCTACCGCCCTTTGTTCGCAATTACCGCAGGTGCAATTCACTCGGCTGAACGCTTTTAGGGTAAAATGGATGACGACGAAAAGATAACGCCGAACCATTGGCGATTCGCGGTCAGCTCAAAGGGAAGGACGAGCTATGTCCACAGTGACAATTGAAGAGGCGCAATCGAAACTGCCGGAATTGATCGAGCATCTTGTCGCGGGCGAGGAAGTCGTTATAACGCGAGACGCTCGACCCGTGGCAAAGTTAGTGGCGGCGTCGGCCGAAAAACCTACCCCGTTGTTCGGGCGCGGCCGCGGCAAGATCGTTGCGTGGCGGATGATGACGAGCATCTGAAGGATTTCAAAGGCTATATGCCGTGAGGATTCTTCTCGACACGCATGTCTGGCTCTGGTTCTATCTGGAAAGACGACAAAATGGACTGGAAAGAGATCAAGTCACAGGCCGATGCTGATGCGCTAATGGGCGTTTTCGGGGGGTTCCATGACTCGTGCATCCGAGAGGCGCACCTCTGGACCGGCCACTGGGTTACTCCCGAACTACGTATGAGGTGCGTGTCGGATAATCATCTGCGAGTCTTATTTCAGCGCCAGTTCACGAACCCATCGGCGATCGAACTTATTTTTGAGTATGTCACTCGATTCAACCTCGTTCCCGCACCGGAAAACTACGACTCCATTATCCTCGCCGCAACACTCATCGTCCGAGATGGCGACATTTTTTGGTCCCCAGTAGATGACTGGACACGCGCGAAACTGAATAACGATGAGTTTACATGGGTGTCGGCCAAGAAACTTCGCTGGCGCGAAGTGGACTGGCTTGGCAAAGAACTCCGCTACGGACCGGGACACGTTGGAGTAACGAAAAGGAGTAACTAAGAGCGACGGTGAATCATTGTCTTGGTTGAGAACCATGTGCGGAGAGGATGGCAGTCCCCAGCGGCTATCGGTACGCATCTCAGTCGCCCAGCGGCCGCTGGCGAGCGAATCCGGGGCTTGGGGGCACCTTGAATTCCGCGATCGGATCGGGTTGGGCGGAGTCAAAGGGGGGCACATCGTCCGCGAGATGCTTGGCTAGATCAAGCTTCGCCGCGCGGATTCCCGCGACGACGCACTTGGCCAATTCATACGCGCCGTACGGGCTGTGATGCGTATGATCGAATTTCGGATCGTCGTCCGAGTCGTGCTTGAAGGCCAGGATCGCGGCTTTGGGGCCAAGCGCTTCATATAGCGTCTTGCTCATGGCGTTCAGGTCGATGAGCGCGGCGTTTTCCTCTTGGGCTGCTTCGCGCACCATCTGGGGATAATCGCGAAGCGTATTGACGATTGTGTTGCCCTCGAACTGATAGCGGTGCATCGGCGTGATGAGCACCGGGATCCCGCCCTTCTCTCGCACCTGCCGGACCCATTGCTTGAGCGTGGCCTTGTAACTCTTCGAGGCGTCGGGTTCGCTGGCCTTCATGTCGTTGTGGCCATATTGGATCAAGAGATAGTCGCCCGGCCGCATGTCGCCGAGAACTTTCGCCAGCCGGCGGGCGCCCGTCGA is a genomic window of Pirellulales bacterium containing:
- a CDS encoding type II toxin-antitoxin system prevent-host-death family antitoxin, which translates into the protein MSTVTIEEAQSKLPELIEHLVAGEEVVITRDARPVAKLVAASAEKPTPLFGRGRGKIVAWRMMTSI
- a CDS encoding amino acid ABC transporter ATP-binding protein is translated as MIETIDLHKRHGKLEVLRGISLAVAEGEVAVIVGPSGGGKSTFLRCLNGLEKFEAGEVRVGEHRLAPGEQDRQTLARLQLVRREVGMVFQQFNLFPHLTVLQNVTEAPQRVLKLSRDEAISRAKAILDRVGLADKLNERPERLSGGQQQRVAIARALAMQPRAILFDEPTSALDPRMTAEVLAVLADLASSGQTMVVVTHAMNFARRAAHRVHVFQDGQVLESGPPQQIFENPREKATAEFVREQSGP
- a CDS encoding GxxExxY protein; this translates as LHKLDLVVEETIIVEVKVVKDFDDIHFAIARSYLKAFGKDHGLLLNFGKLKLEMKRVITRQS